A window from Kovacikia minuta CCNUW1 encodes these proteins:
- a CDS encoding carbohydrate ABC transporter permease: MQALIKKIWKPRQRREAVTGYLFMAPTIIIAGFFLVLPIIFAVIFAFYKIQLLGTISYQFTGLKNFLRMVNDERAWTALKNTAQYVAIVVPTQTGLALTLALVLNAQIKGRSWFRVAFFLPTVTSSAVLTLIFMWIYNTDGLLNQILSLLHLPTYNWLGDPAVALKGIMIMNIWSTAPLFMVIYLAALQDIPDTLYEAATLDGASRWEKFFYITLPFLQPITFFVVVIGVIGTFQLFDQSYIFSAGSGGPNDSTLTMVLLIYQYAFKNLDMGYALTLTLMLAIVLIAATFMQRKLFKEERLD, from the coding sequence ATGCAAGCATTAATCAAAAAGATCTGGAAACCTCGCCAGAGAAGGGAAGCCGTAACGGGTTATCTATTCATGGCTCCAACAATCATCATCGCTGGATTTTTTCTGGTGCTTCCAATTATCTTTGCGGTTATTTTTGCCTTTTACAAAATTCAACTTTTAGGAACAATTAGCTATCAGTTTACCGGACTAAAAAATTTTCTCCGCATGGTCAATGATGAGCGTGCCTGGACTGCCCTGAAGAATACAGCTCAATACGTCGCGATCGTCGTTCCAACCCAGACAGGGCTGGCGCTTACCTTAGCGCTAGTTCTAAATGCTCAAATTAAGGGGCGCTCCTGGTTTCGAGTGGCTTTTTTTCTGCCAACCGTTACCTCATCGGCTGTTCTAACCTTGATCTTTATGTGGATTTATAACACCGATGGTTTACTCAATCAAATTCTTAGCCTTTTGCATTTACCAACGTACAACTGGTTAGGCGATCCAGCGGTGGCATTGAAAGGAATTATGATCATGAATATCTGGTCAACCGCCCCCCTATTTATGGTGATTTATCTGGCAGCTTTGCAGGATATTCCAGACACCTTATATGAAGCGGCAACATTGGATGGGGCCAGTCGTTGGGAAAAATTTTTCTACATTACATTGCCATTTTTGCAACCCATAACATTTTTTGTGGTTGTTATTGGAGTAATTGGTACATTTCAGTTATTTGATCAGTCTTATATTTTCTCAGCAGGTTCGGGCGGACCAAATGACTCCACCCTGACAATGGTGCTTTTAATTTATCAATATGCCTTCAAAAATCTGGATATGGGATATGCCCTGACCCTGACATTAATGCTGGCGATCGTGCTAATTGCAGCAACCTTCATGCAGCGCAAATTATTTAAGGAAGAGCGTTTAGATTAG
- a CDS encoding DUF6391 domain-containing protein: protein MTDSSANPFANFWQTDLLDMFFSPTQAADPLPTQDADLLRQFGFLPGLKEILMVRQVHALEHATVWVLSSRARSVKSGNSNSRQTDDDSLSGMSTDQGFYLYGEVNSEEINQAVQTALRRITSGEWDLAVHPRCGTNLSVGMLVTAGLAVGASALLPRDPIGQIVGLGLAAATATQITPDLGSLVQRYITTAIPFNLEVDRITTMRDSFGNPAHFVRVKWAES, encoded by the coding sequence ATGACTGACTCAAGCGCGAATCCGTTTGCTAATTTCTGGCAGACGGATTTGCTGGATATGTTCTTTTCGCCGACTCAGGCAGCCGATCCGTTACCCACTCAAGATGCCGACTTGCTGAGGCAATTTGGCTTCCTTCCGGGGCTGAAAGAGATCTTGATGGTGCGGCAGGTACATGCGCTGGAACATGCCACGGTTTGGGTGCTGAGTAGTCGGGCACGATCGGTAAAATCTGGTAATTCCAATTCTCGGCAAACCGATGATGATTCCCTCAGCGGCATGTCTACGGATCAGGGATTTTACCTGTATGGGGAAGTGAATTCTGAGGAAATTAACCAGGCGGTACAAACAGCCCTGAGGCGCATTACTTCAGGGGAATGGGATTTAGCAGTGCATCCCCGATGTGGCACTAATTTGTCGGTAGGGATGCTGGTAACCGCAGGGTTAGCGGTGGGCGCATCTGCGCTGTTACCGCGTGATCCGATCGGGCAAATTGTCGGTTTAGGGCTTGCCGCAGCAACCGCGACTCAAATTACCCCCGACCTGGGTAGCCTGGTTCAACGATATATCACAACCGCCATTCCATTTAATCTGGAAGTCGATCGGATTACTACCATGCGTGATTCTTTCGGCAATCCCGCCCACTTCGTTCGGGTGAAGTGGGCGGAGAGTTAG
- a CDS encoding family 1 glycosylhydrolase: protein MFDFVAIDYYDPFTAHILRIPSFSDFEFKTKDFRGWLMSGITSKWWDWRCLPEGLHFFCKFYAETLCTRSQGEPSCPILIAENGMALRRKPDNSIATFRGDQLRRSEFLKAHIQQVQRLLKEEVPLVGYMHWSLTDNYEWGSYTPRFGLFAIDFAQGTDRLIEDHLGDRPSETYAQLIQKVRNLQPSSTF, encoded by the coding sequence GTGTTTGATTTTGTTGCGATCGATTACTATGACCCTTTCACCGCGCATATTTTGCGAATTCCCTCATTCTCAGATTTTGAATTCAAAACAAAGGATTTCCGGGGTTGGCTAATGAGCGGGATTACCAGCAAATGGTGGGATTGGCGCTGCTTACCAGAAGGACTTCACTTCTTCTGCAAGTTCTACGCTGAAACTCTGTGCACTCGTTCCCAGGGAGAACCCTCCTGTCCTATTTTGATTGCAGAGAATGGGATGGCATTACGCCGCAAACCAGACAACAGCATCGCAACGTTTCGGGGCGACCAACTGCGTCGGAGTGAATTTCTAAAAGCACATATTCAGCAAGTCCAGCGGTTACTGAAAGAAGAAGTTCCACTGGTAGGTTATATGCACTGGTCTCTTACAGATAACTACGAGTGGGGATCTTATACTCCACGATTTGGCTTGTTTGCAATTGATTTTGCTCAAGGAACCGATCGCCTGATCGAAGACCATCTTGGCGATCGCCCCTCGGAAACCTATGCCCAACTCATTCAGAAAGTACGTAACCTTCAACCTTCCAGCACGTTCTAA
- a CDS encoding histidine phosphatase family protein yields the protein MSLSLFFMRHGETIYSRTDGYCGDLDPDLTPEGVQMAEAFATAYRSHPWSAVYVSPMKRTIATAQPLCDAIGIEMQLRDGLKEIRYGKWEGQTREYVKEHYLEDYIRWMTEPAWNPPTDGETAVEIASRSSLVVTEIQNKHTSGNVLVVSHKATIRIILCTLLGIDLGRYRDRIDCPAASVHVVKFDEHGPLLQRLGDRSFMDDQLLSRPGS from the coding sequence ATGAGCTTATCTTTGTTTTTCATGCGGCATGGGGAAACAATTTATAGCCGTACCGATGGCTATTGTGGAGATTTAGACCCTGATCTGACGCCTGAAGGAGTGCAGATGGCGGAGGCATTTGCAACCGCCTATCGATCGCATCCCTGGAGTGCAGTTTATGTTAGCCCCATGAAACGCACGATCGCCACTGCCCAACCCCTCTGTGATGCAATTGGGATAGAAATGCAACTGCGGGATGGCTTGAAAGAAATTCGCTATGGCAAATGGGAGGGGCAAACACGAGAGTACGTCAAAGAACATTACCTGGAAGACTATATTCGCTGGATGACCGAACCCGCCTGGAACCCTCCCACCGATGGCGAAACCGCTGTTGAGATTGCCAGCCGTTCTTCCCTGGTTGTCACAGAAATTCAAAATAAACATACCAGTGGCAATGTTCTGGTCGTTTCCCACAAAGCAACCATTCGCATCATCCTCTGCACCCTATTGGGGATTGATCTGGGACGGTACCGCGATCGCATCGACTGCCCCGCTGCCTCCGTTCATGTCGTCAAATTTGATGAACACGGACCGCTATTGCAACGGTTGGGCGATCGCTCCTTCATGGATGACCAACTCCTTTCCCGCCCAGGCAGTTAA
- a CDS encoding tetratricopeptide repeat protein translates to MNTPPLTQFNIPEALTIATAHHQAGRLAQAEQIYRQVLQHNPQQVEALNLLGVIACQHGKLEEGISLYRQALALQPAYTGARENLCLALWKQGKSLIEEATSAYSQIVTFEPNNIQAFNNLGLILQDQNKLDEAIAYYQQALATAPNHPDLLNSMGVILQRQGKPGIAAVYHRRALAAKPDYVEAHISLGTALQELGKFEEATACYDCALTLAPQNPQANYNRALMYLIAGDYRQGFAAYEWRFKTGDFVPCPFQQPVWDGADLQGRTLLLHAEQGMGDTIQFIRFAEIAAQKGGRMVLTCHQPLLKLLSTVPGIDQLVPLGHPLPEFHTYAPLMSLPRILGTTMETLPAQVPYLQTPPSNLRLDAPAGTRLKVGIVWAGGNLYKRNQSRSCQLKHFQRLLGVPQVAFYSLQKGIPQLDLLELGWESQVQDLSSQLSDMAETAAAIAQLDLVITVDTAVAHLAGALGKPVWILLSAVPDWRWMMDREDTPWYPTMRLFRQSQPEDWDGVMERVEQALERW, encoded by the coding sequence GTGAACACTCCCCCCCTGACTCAATTCAATATTCCCGAAGCCCTGACGATCGCGACTGCCCATCATCAAGCAGGACGATTGGCACAGGCAGAGCAAATTTATCGCCAGGTTTTGCAACACAATCCGCAACAGGTGGAAGCTCTCAACCTACTAGGGGTGATTGCCTGTCAGCATGGGAAATTAGAGGAAGGTATTTCGCTCTATCGGCAAGCACTGGCACTTCAACCCGCTTATACCGGAGCACGGGAAAACCTCTGTCTGGCACTCTGGAAGCAAGGAAAAAGTTTGATTGAAGAGGCAACCAGTGCCTACAGCCAGATTGTTACGTTTGAACCCAACAACATTCAGGCTTTCAACAATTTGGGGTTGATTCTTCAGGATCAAAACAAACTGGACGAAGCCATTGCCTATTATCAGCAGGCTCTCGCCACTGCACCCAACCACCCCGATCTGCTCAATAGCATGGGGGTAATTCTGCAACGGCAGGGGAAACCGGGGATTGCTGCTGTCTACCACCGGCGGGCACTGGCAGCTAAGCCAGACTATGTTGAAGCCCACATTAGCCTTGGAACAGCCCTCCAGGAATTGGGTAAGTTTGAGGAGGCAACGGCTTGTTACGATTGTGCCCTGACACTTGCCCCCCAAAATCCCCAGGCAAATTACAACCGTGCCCTCATGTATCTGATTGCGGGAGATTACCGTCAAGGCTTTGCCGCCTATGAGTGGCGCTTCAAAACAGGAGATTTCGTTCCCTGCCCCTTCCAGCAGCCCGTTTGGGATGGTGCCGATTTACAGGGTCGGACCCTCCTGTTGCACGCAGAGCAGGGGATGGGCGATACGATTCAATTTATTCGGTTTGCGGAGATCGCGGCTCAAAAAGGCGGGCGCATGGTTCTGACCTGCCACCAACCCTTACTAAAACTGTTGTCTACAGTTCCCGGTATTGATCAACTGGTACCCCTGGGGCATCCGCTTCCCGAATTCCACACCTATGCTCCGCTGATGAGCCTGCCAAGAATTCTGGGCACGACGATGGAAACCCTTCCAGCTCAGGTTCCCTATCTCCAAACGCCTCCCTCTAACCTGCGGCTTGATGCTCCTGCGGGAACCCGCTTAAAGGTGGGAATTGTTTGGGCAGGGGGCAACCTTTACAAGCGAAATCAAAGCCGTTCCTGTCAGTTAAAGCATTTTCAGCGACTTCTGGGCGTTCCCCAGGTGGCTTTTTACAGTCTTCAAAAAGGAATTCCTCAGTTGGATTTACTGGAGCTGGGCTGGGAATCGCAGGTGCAGGATTTGAGCAGCCAGCTTTCAGATATGGCAGAAACCGCAGCGGCGATCGCCCAACTGGATCTGGTCATTACCGTCGATACTGCGGTTGCCCATCTTGCCGGGGCACTGGGCAAGCCTGTTTGGATCTTGCTGTCAGCAGTGCCCGATTGGCGCTGGATGATGGATCGGGAAGACACCCCCTGGTATCCCACCATGCGCCTGTTCCGCCAGAGTCAACCAGAAGATTGGGATGGCGTCATGGAGCGGGTAGAGCAGGCATTGGAAAGGTGGTAG
- a CDS encoding DUF362 domain-containing protein, with protein MAPDDLQRYHRRDLLRLAGLAAGAAALPVACRTTTSTADAPHLSDPATETVAATTATQPEGRVARAGTSRVVLVKTDDRVAGTRKALDLLQPDGISGKTVFLKPNYNTGDPAPAATDTALLEALIQELQNAKAGQISLGDRSGMAETRQAMQTKGVFKLAERYGVNAIVFDELKAEDWQYFPAEGTHWSKGFAFARPVLNAGAVVNTCCLKTHRFGGHFTLSLKNSVGMAAKYVPGDSYNYMNELHSSPHQRLMIAELNQAYKPALVLLDGVEALVNGGPEAGTKVKSGVILAGTDRVAVDVVAIGILRSFGTTEAISRGSVWQLEQIRRAVELGLGASNQEQIEIVSADSASRIMADQIRKYIVA; from the coding sequence ATGGCACCTGATGATCTTCAACGCTACCATCGACGCGACCTGCTGCGGTTAGCAGGGTTAGCAGCCGGAGCCGCTGCCCTTCCTGTTGCCTGCCGTACCACAACTTCAACGGCTGACGCGCCCCATTTGTCCGATCCTGCAACTGAAACGGTTGCTGCAACTACCGCAACGCAGCCGGAGGGCAGGGTTGCCCGTGCTGGTACCAGCCGTGTCGTTCTCGTCAAAACCGACGATCGCGTTGCGGGCACCCGTAAGGCACTGGATCTACTCCAACCTGATGGCATTAGCGGGAAAACCGTCTTCCTCAAACCCAACTACAACACGGGCGACCCGGCACCCGCTGCCACCGATACCGCCTTGCTAGAAGCACTGATTCAGGAATTGCAGAACGCCAAAGCAGGGCAAATCAGCCTCGGCGATCGCAGTGGGATGGCAGAAACCCGTCAGGCAATGCAAACCAAGGGCGTGTTCAAACTGGCGGAGCGCTACGGGGTGAACGCGATCGTGTTCGATGAACTGAAGGCAGAGGATTGGCAGTATTTTCCCGCTGAAGGAACCCACTGGTCAAAGGGGTTTGCCTTTGCCCGTCCCGTATTAAATGCGGGAGCCGTCGTTAACACCTGCTGTCTGAAAACCCATCGTTTTGGGGGTCATTTCACCCTTTCATTAAAGAATTCTGTGGGTATGGCTGCCAAATACGTCCCAGGGGACTCCTACAATTACATGAACGAGCTGCACTCGTCTCCCCATCAACGATTGATGATTGCAGAATTGAACCAGGCCTATAAACCTGCGTTGGTATTGTTAGATGGAGTGGAAGCGCTGGTTAACGGAGGTCCAGAAGCGGGCACAAAAGTTAAATCAGGTGTGATTCTGGCGGGAACGGATCGGGTTGCCGTGGATGTGGTCGCCATTGGAATTTTGCGATCGTTTGGCACAACGGAAGCGATATCACGAGGTTCAGTGTGGCAACTGGAACAAATCCGTCGCGCCGTTGAATTGGGCCTGGGTGCCAGTAATCAGGAGCAAATTGAAATCGTTTCAGCCGACAGTGCCAGCCGCATCATGGCAGATCAGATTCGTAAGTACATTGTGGCGTAG
- a CDS encoding MGDG synthase family glycosyltransferase, giving the protein MKRILILHASLGAGHLNAAKALSEAFSHFPDVYVCSEDALAYASTIYRSAVTQAYKQLSEKAPQLYKAFYEGSNIDDLEKSLDNNLAWAKLERPFFQGLGQFVKEFDPDAIVCVQQIPSRLLNLLEEEDQTSKPQYVVVTDVIAHSTWLNYGVERYFLPNSLSANLLIQRGVSPSLLSVTGIPVKLEIMEPKTKPEMRRRHQIPIDTPVVTLFGGGLNPKRVRSMVSDLLGSPMPLTLIVAAGRNEKLTEALEDLTDSPYVGLRKLELIDYVDDLVVASDLVITKAGGLITSEILARGTPMIIVDPIPGQEEQNADVIAAAGAGVQLRLLEMVAPAIQYLLRNPARLDEMRESALKLGQPRAALDIAEHILNHLQVPLMAISH; this is encoded by the coding sequence ATGAAAAGAATTTTGATTTTGCATGCCTCTTTGGGAGCAGGGCATCTAAATGCGGCAAAAGCCCTGAGCGAAGCATTTAGCCATTTCCCTGATGTCTATGTTTGTAGCGAAGATGCGCTTGCCTACGCCAGCACCATCTATCGCAGTGCCGTGACCCAGGCTTACAAGCAACTGAGTGAGAAAGCCCCTCAACTCTATAAAGCGTTTTACGAAGGCAGCAACATTGACGATTTAGAAAAGTCGCTGGATAACAATCTCGCGTGGGCAAAGCTAGAACGCCCGTTCTTTCAAGGGTTGGGGCAATTTGTTAAAGAGTTTGACCCGGATGCGATCGTCTGTGTCCAGCAAATTCCCAGTCGTCTATTGAATCTGCTAGAGGAAGAAGATCAGACCTCAAAACCGCAGTATGTGGTTGTTACCGATGTCATTGCCCATAGCACCTGGCTTAACTATGGGGTTGAACGATACTTTCTCCCCAATAGCTTGAGCGCAAACCTGCTGATCCAGCGAGGAGTCAGTCCCTCCCTTTTGAGCGTTACAGGGATTCCGGTCAAGTTAGAAATTATGGAACCGAAGACAAAACCGGAGATGCGCCGCCGCCACCAAATTCCAATAGACACTCCTGTGGTAACGCTATTTGGCGGAGGACTGAATCCCAAACGGGTGCGATCGATGGTGTCAGATTTGCTGGGAAGCCCAATGCCGTTAACCCTAATTGTTGCTGCGGGCAGAAACGAGAAACTGACTGAAGCCCTGGAAGACCTTACTGACAGTCCTTATGTGGGCTTGCGGAAGTTAGAACTGATCGATTACGTCGATGATTTGGTCGTTGCCAGCGATCTGGTGATTACAAAAGCTGGAGGACTCATTACCAGCGAAATCCTGGCGCGGGGTACTCCCATGATCATTGTCGATCCGATCCCCGGACAGGAAGAACAAAATGCGGATGTCATTGCTGCTGCGGGTGCAGGCGTTCAACTGCGACTGTTGGAAATGGTGGCACCTGCCATCCAATATCTTCTGAGAAATCCAGCTCGCCTGGACGAGATGCGCGAATCCGCTTTAAAACTCGGACAGCCCCGTGCCGCCCTCGACATTGCCGAGCACATTTTGAATCATTTGCAGGTGCCGCTAATGGCAATTTCCCATTAG
- a CDS encoding IS4 family transposase encodes MLQHQSVNIRQISQNRAEQIGYYRFLENENVTISELVRSVADQCQAQVEGLHVLSISDSSEVNLQSHAGRLKPQGLGVVGNDRDVGFFIHPTLVLNAETGFPLGLSTIHLWSRDIDHSDKHQRDYQHLPIEEKESYKWLRSAEGSNRCLRAGGARLITHIGDRESDLYEEWATVPDAQTHLLIRVCQNRRLWHQSLSLYDYLTIQPVQGSYTVQVVEDPRRGQTAREALLVVRVAKVEIRRPDNLNAHDYPPSVGLYAVEAQEVNPPPGQQPIHWRLLTTHEVVCLEQALQVIQWYCWRWRIEQLFATLKQAGLNLEATQLESVDAIQRLTVLALSIAVRVLQLVEGRDNPELSASVAFSDEQQQCLTQLEPTLQGHTQKQQNPHPPSSLAWATWLIARLGGWSGYRSQRPPGMPTLIHGLRQFEAIFIGWKLAQAPLVCTR; translated from the coding sequence ATGCTTCAGCACCAATCGGTAAACATTCGCCAAATCAGCCAAAATCGAGCTGAACAGATTGGCTACTATCGTTTCTTGGAGAATGAAAACGTGACGATATCCGAGTTAGTGCGGAGTGTTGCTGACCAGTGCCAGGCGCAGGTGGAAGGATTGCATGTGTTATCGATTAGTGATAGCAGTGAGGTTAACTTGCAGTCCCATGCAGGGCGGTTAAAGCCGCAAGGACTTGGGGTCGTTGGCAACGACCGAGATGTTGGGTTTTTCATTCATCCAACCCTGGTGCTGAATGCCGAGACTGGCTTTCCATTAGGGTTAAGTACCATTCATTTGTGGAGTCGTGACATCGACCATAGCGATAAACATCAACGCGACTATCAACACCTGCCGATTGAGGAAAAGGAATCCTACAAATGGCTGCGATCGGCTGAAGGCAGCAACCGATGTTTGAGGGCTGGAGGAGCGAGGTTAATCACTCATATCGGCGACCGTGAAAGCGACCTGTATGAAGAATGGGCGACGGTTCCAGACGCTCAAACCCATTTATTAATCAGGGTGTGTCAAAATCGTCGTCTGTGGCATCAGTCGTTATCGCTCTATGACTACCTGACGATTCAACCCGTTCAGGGAAGTTACACCGTGCAAGTGGTAGAAGATCCCCGTCGAGGGCAAACTGCACGAGAGGCATTGCTAGTTGTGCGTGTGGCGAAGGTTGAGATCCGGCGACCCGACAACCTCAACGCTCACGACTATCCTCCCAGTGTGGGTCTCTACGCCGTAGAGGCACAGGAAGTCAACCCACCCCCTGGACAACAACCGATTCATTGGCGACTGTTGACCACTCATGAAGTCGTTTGCTTAGAACAGGCACTCCAAGTCATTCAGTGGTACTGCTGGCGCTGGCGGATTGAACAACTGTTTGCCACCCTCAAACAGGCCGGACTCAATCTCGAAGCGACGCAACTGGAATCGGTAGATGCCATTCAACGCTTGACTGTGCTGGCGCTGTCGATTGCCGTGCGAGTCCTACAACTGGTGGAAGGGCGAGATAACCCTGAGTTATCTGCCTCTGTTGCCTTTAGCGATGAACAGCAGCAATGCCTCACTCAGCTAGAACCGACGTTGCAAGGACACACTCAAAAACAGCAGAATCCTCATCCTCCCAGTTCTTTAGCTTGGGCAACCTGGTTAATTGCTCGCTTAGGAGGATGGTCGGGTTATCGCTCCCAACGTCCCCCCGGAATGCCTACTCTAATTCATGGTTTGCGGCAGTTTGAGGCAATCTTCATCGGGTGGAAACTAGCTCAAGCCCCACTTGTGTGTACACGGTAG
- a CDS encoding carbohydrate ABC transporter permease produces the protein MTTFLNLLFNSMAGYALARIRFPGNQFWFFIILAALMVPGQITLLPKFLILKSLGWLNSYQGLIIPGAINATFIFMMRQFFINFPRELEEAAALDGLGRFETFFQIVLPLAKPALAAQTIFVFMGSWNEFLMPLVIMSDPEMFTLPLGLNAFKGEYVSYWNYIMAASMIFTLPALAIYVFFNRYFIQGVTFTGGK, from the coding sequence TTGACGACTTTCCTGAATCTACTATTTAACTCAATGGCGGGCTATGCTTTGGCAAGGATTCGCTTTCCTGGCAATCAATTCTGGTTCTTTATAATCCTGGCTGCCCTGATGGTTCCAGGACAAATTACCCTCCTGCCCAAATTCTTAATTTTAAAGTCCTTAGGCTGGCTAAATTCCTATCAGGGACTAATTATTCCTGGTGCCATAAATGCCACCTTTATTTTTATGATGCGGCAGTTTTTCATTAACTTTCCCAGGGAATTGGAGGAAGCTGCCGCTTTGGATGGATTGGGACGATTTGAAACCTTCTTCCAGATTGTTCTGCCCCTTGCAAAACCAGCATTGGCAGCTCAAACCATTTTTGTATTTATGGGTTCCTGGAACGAATTTTTGATGCCCCTGGTTATCATGTCCGACCCGGAGATGTTTACCTTACCCCTAGGCTTAAACGCTTTCAAAGGAGAATATGTTAGCTACTGGAATTACATCATGGCAGCATCCATGATTTTCACCCTACCTGCCCTGGCAATCTACGTTTTTTTCAACCGCTACTTTATTCAGGGAGTCACCTTTACAGGTGGGAAATAA
- the larB gene encoding nickel pincer cofactor biosynthesis protein LarB, with the protein MTAELCGFSVKRLWDVGVSGIHRLLSERRAIADADVLIVVAGMEGALPSVVAGLAGCPVIAVPTSIGYGASFNGLAPLLTMLNSCAAGIGVVNIDNGFGAAILAGQILRTASRVAEKMRDGG; encoded by the coding sequence GTGACGGCTGAACTGTGTGGCTTCAGCGTCAAACGCCTGTGGGATGTGGGAGTATCGGGGATTCATCGATTGTTGAGCGAACGACGGGCGATCGCTGACGCCGACGTGCTGATCGTTGTTGCGGGGATGGAAGGCGCACTCCCCAGTGTCGTTGCTGGACTGGCAGGTTGCCCGGTGATTGCCGTTCCCACTAGCATTGGTTATGGAGCCAGCTTTAACGGTTTAGCACCCCTGCTGACGATGCTCAACTCCTGCGCCGCTGGAATTGGCGTCGTCAATATCGACAACGGCTTTGGGGCAGCAATTTTAGCTGGACAAATTCTCAGAACCGCCAGCCGGGTAGCAGAAAAGATGAGGGATGGGGGATGA
- a CDS encoding family 1 glycosylhydrolase has protein sequence MQLTQPEPVPPETFLWGVSTSGYQSEGGYNGPHDPKNNWFFDEHRGSVMRTGTAAEFWTRYEEDFRACQTIGLNAFRLGLEWARIQPSAHTGAASAPAFDHAALDAYADRIAACRQHGLEPIVTLHHFTHPAWLGMDAWLSEETVDCFVEYVRVAVTQINRRLTDHYQLPPIHWYITVNEPNMLVLNTYLSRQFPAGSSWGVSAVLHAYSYMLAAHIRAYNCIHDIYEAEGWTTPRVSLNTYCSDHYWSEKVIWDLLSLRQREVKPTQLESYTDANAQQLKLALCDANLPFSRDLPYQIGQLVYRFSNWFCPSQFRYLAAQLFFSRTRSLSPLPGV, from the coding sequence ATTCAACTTACCCAACCAGAACCTGTTCCACCAGAAACCTTCCTCTGGGGCGTTTCAACCTCAGGTTACCAGAGCGAAGGGGGGTATAACGGACCCCATGATCCCAAGAACAACTGGTTTTTCGATGAACACCGAGGCAGTGTCATGCGAACGGGCACTGCTGCTGAATTTTGGACCCGTTACGAAGAAGATTTTCGAGCCTGTCAAACGATCGGGCTAAATGCCTTCCGGTTAGGGCTGGAGTGGGCAAGAATTCAACCTTCCGCGCACACCGGAGCTGCGTCTGCACCTGCGTTTGACCATGCTGCACTGGATGCCTACGCCGATCGCATTGCTGCCTGCCGTCAGCATGGATTAGAACCGATTGTGACCCTGCACCATTTCACCCATCCAGCCTGGCTAGGGATGGATGCTTGGCTATCAGAAGAGACGGTTGATTGTTTTGTCGAATATGTTCGGGTTGCCGTGACCCAAATTAACCGCCGATTGACGGATCACTACCAGCTTCCCCCGATCCACTGGTATATCACGGTCAATGAACCCAACATGCTCGTGCTAAATACTTACCTCAGCCGCCAGTTTCCAGCGGGTTCCTCCTGGGGGGTGAGTGCGGTGTTACATGCCTACAGCTACATGCTTGCTGCCCACATCCGGGCTTACAACTGTATTCACGACATCTACGAAGCCGAAGGCTGGACGACGCCTCGTGTTTCGCTGAATACCTACTGTAGCGACCACTATTGGTCCGAAAAAGTGATCTGGGATTTGCTCAGTCTGCGCCAGCGAGAAGTCAAGCCGACCCAGTTGGAAAGTTATACCGATGCGAATGCGCAGCAACTAAAACTCGCTCTGTGCGATGCCAATCTTCCCTTCAGTCGGGATTTGCCCTATCAAATTGGGCAACTCGTTTACCGATTCAGTAATTGGTTCTGCCCGTCGCAATTTCGATACTTGGCGGCTCAACTATTTTTTTCAAGAACTCGAAGCCTCTCCCCGCTCCCAGGTGTTTGA
- a CDS encoding Spy/CpxP family protein refolding chaperone: MTRMFQFVKCTSIVVSTVAVTTLISGVSFAGTQPINGSSKSTHTAAIQATPAIIEQLQLTSDQKTKIRGIRTSRSRQINQVLSSTQQAQLKQELKSGKKLGQVLKDLNLSADQKKKILAIVQQSNKDIIAVLTPEQKQKLNTYLKQQRQSRTQNPIE; the protein is encoded by the coding sequence ATGACTAGGATGTTCCAATTTGTTAAATGTACGTCTATCGTTGTTAGCACAGTTGCCGTTACAACGCTAATTTCTGGGGTTTCGTTTGCTGGAACTCAACCGATTAATGGTTCTTCTAAATCAACCCATACGGCTGCTATTCAGGCAACACCTGCAATTATTGAGCAACTCCAACTGACCAGCGACCAAAAAACTAAAATTCGGGGCATCCGCACCTCCCGTTCCCGCCAGATTAATCAAGTTCTCTCTTCAACTCAACAAGCCCAACTCAAACAGGAATTGAAATCGGGCAAGAAACTGGGGCAGGTACTCAAAGACCTGAATTTAAGTGCAGATCAAAAGAAGAAAATTTTGGCGATCGTTCAGCAGTCCAATAAGGACATAATCGCGGTTCTAACCCCAGAACAGAAACAAAAGTTGAATACTTACCTGAAGCAACAGCGTCAGAGCAGAACTCAAAACCCGATCGAGTAA